TAAGCCAGCAAAGCCGTGATTTTATGGCAGGCGATCGCACGTTGCGCAGCAGTTCTCCGGCACCGGACGCCTGGCTGGCAAAAGCGCGTGAGGAGGGCTTGTCAGTCAGTCGACAGCTGAGTTTTATGACCATGACCTTTGCGCAGCAAACACCGCAGCTGGCGGATGTGAAGGCGGTCGATGATGCGTATCCGATGTTTGGCACCCTGCAAACGGATCCCCCTGGCCTGCGCCCGGTTGCCGGAACGGTGCTGGTGGCCCCGCGCTTGCTGGCGCTGCTCAACCTGAAAACCGGCGACCAGATTGATGTGGGTGACACCACGCTGCGTATTGCCGGGGAGGTGATTCAGGAGCCGGATGCCGGTTTCAATCCGTTCCAGACCGCCCCGCGCCTGCTGATGAACCTGGCCGATGTGGAGAAAACCGGTGCCATTCAGCCAGGCAGCCGTCTCAGCTGGCGTTACAAATTCTCGGGCGATCCGGCCCCGCTGGCGCGTTATGACAGCTGGATTCAGCCGCAACTGAAAGCCGATCAGCGCTGGATCAGCGTCGAAAACTCAGAAGATGCATTAGGACGATCGATGCAGCGGGCGCAGCAATTTTTGCTGCTTTCGGCGTTACTGACGCTGCTGCTGGCGATCGCCGCCGTCGCGGTGGCGATGAGCCACTATTGTCGCAGCCGCTATGATTTGGTGGCGGTGCTGAAAACCCTTGGTGCGACGCGGCGGGTGCTGCAACGCTTAATCATCGGCCAGTGGCTGGCAGTGTTGTTGCTGGCAGCGCTGGCGGGGAGCGTATTGGGGCAGGGGATTGAGGTCATCCTGCTGGTGATGCTGAAACCGGTCCTGCCTGGCGCGCTTCCGGCCGCCAGTTTCTGGCCCTGGCTGTGGGCGCTGGGGGCGATGTTTGTGATTTCGCTGCTGGTGGGGCTGCGACCTTATCGTTTATTAATGGCAACCTTGCCGCTGCGCGTATTGCGACGGGATGCGGTGGCGAATGTCTGGCCGCTGCGCGTCTATCTGCCGGTGATGGCGCTGGTGGTGATTGGTTTGCTGGCGCTGCTGATGGGCGGCAGCAAAATGTTGTGGGCGCTGCTGGTGGGCGTGGTGATGCTGGCAATCTTGCTGGCGGTGCTTGGCTGGGGGGCGCTGCTGCTGTTGCGGCGTCTGGTGGTGCGCAATCTGGCGATGCGGCTGGCGATCAATCGTCTGCTGCGCCAGCCTGCCATGACCCTCAGCCAGTTGGCGGCTTTTTCGCTCTCCTTTATGTTGCTGGCGCTATTGCTGGTGATGCGCGGTGACCTGCTGGATCGTTGGCAACAACAATTGCCACCGGATAGCCCCAACTATTTTCTGCTGAATATGACGCAGGAACAGGTGCCGCAGGTACGTGATTTCCTCAATTCGCATCACATCAAAGCAGAAACCTTCTATCCGATTATTCGCGCGCGTCTGACGCAGCTGAACGGGAAGGATGCCGATCCGAATATGGATAACGCGCTGAATCGCGAGCTGAATCTGACGTGGCAGGCGGATCGACCGGACCACAACCCGCTGGTGGCGGGCACATGGCCGCCGCGTGCCGGGGAGGTTTCAGTAGAAACTGAGCTGGCAGATCGGCTGGGAGTGAAACTGGGCGATACCTTAACCTTCAGCGGCGATACCCAGCAGTTCAGCGCCAAAATTACCAGCCTGCGTAAAGTTGACTGGGAAAGCATGCGACCAAACTTCTTCTTCATTTTCCCGCCGGGGGCGCTGGATGATCAGCCGCAGACGTGGCTGACCAGCTTCCGTATGGACAGCAATCCGACCTTACTGGCGCAACTGAATCGCAGCTTCCCCACCCTAAGCCTGCTGGATATTGGCAGCATACTGCGCCAGATCGGTCAGGTGCTGGCGCAGGTCAGCCAGGCGCTGGAAATTATGGTAGTGCTGGTGACGATTTGCGGCGTGTTGCTGTTGCTGGCGCAGATTCAGGTCGGTATGCGTCAGCGGCGTCAGGAGCTGGTGGTTTATCGCACGCTGGGGGCGAGCAAGCGGCTGCTGCGTGGGACGTTATGGTGCGAGTTCGCGCTGCTTGGTGTGGTGTCGGGTGTGGCGGCGGCGCTGGGTGCGGAAGCGGCCCTGTGGGGATTACAGCGTAAAATCTTTGATTTTCCGTGGGAACCAGACTGGAGCCTGTGGCTGGCGTTACCGATCTGCGGAGCAGTTTTGCTGTCGTTGTGCGGCGGCTGGCTGGGTGTGCGCTTGCTGAAAGGGAAAGCATTGTTCAGAAGGTTTGAGGCGGCGTGATTTTATTACGGCCAATAACCGCACGGAGCCGGTAAACCCCGCGTGATAAATCACGCCGCTACAATCCGGTGCGAGATTTCACTGCGGGGTCGTTTTCGTTACAGCTTCTCCACCGCCCAGGCAATGCCACTGGCGTACTCAGGCGGCAGCATGGGCACCAGCGCGTTCAGAGCCGCAGCCAGGCGGGTCTGGTCGCTGTCAGTGAGATTCAGGTGGCCCACTTTACGTCCCGGACGCACTTCTTTTTCGTACCAATGCAGATGTACCAGCGGCTGATGCAGCCACGCCAGATTCACATCAGTACCGATCAGGTTGACCATCACGGAAGGTGCAAATACCACCGGCTGTGGCAGCGGTAAGCCCAGTACGGCACGTAAATGCAGCTCGAACTGGCTGATGGACGCGCCATTCTGTGTCCAGTGCCCGCTGTTGTGCACGCGTGGAGCCAATTCGTTGATCAGCAGACCTTGTGGTGTGACGAAACATTCCATCGCCATCACGCCCACGTAGTTCAGCTCATGCATGATGGCGCTGAGCATGGCTTCGGCCTGCTGCTGCTGCGCGGCATCCGCCTGCGGAAAGGCCACGCTGGTACGCAGAATGCCATCCTGATGCAGGTTATGGGTCAGCGGATAGAAAACGGTGCTGCCGTCCTGACCGCGCGCGCCCACCAGTGAAACTTCACCGCTGAAGTTGATACCCTGCTCAACGATACATTCACCGTAGCATTCATCCGGCAGGCTATCGGTTTCATTGGCGCGCAGACGCCACTGACCACGCCCGTCATAACCACCGGTACGGCGTTTGACAATGGCAAGTTCGCCCAGTGAACTGAACACCTGCGGCCACTCGCCTTTATCCGCCAGCAACTGCCACGGCGCGGTGGCGAGGTTGAGCTGATCGAGCAGCTGTTTTTGCGTCAGGCGATCGGCCAGACGCGGGAAAATATCGCGATTCACAAACGCCGGATGGCTTGCCAGCTCACGCGTCAGCGCGGTTTCCGGCCAGCGTTCAATTTCGGCGGTGATAACGCTTTGTGCAATCGGCAGGGCAGAGGGTTCCGCATCCAACCCTACCGGGTAGACAGCGATCCCCAGCGGTTCACCGGCCTGACGCAGCATGCGGCCTAACTGACCATTTCCCAGTACGCAAACCGGCTTCATGCATCCCCCCGCGGGTCCGGGTTGTTCAGCACTTCATCAGTCTGGGTCTGACGCCAGGTTGCCAGGCGAGTTGCCAGCGTGCTGTCGTGAATCGCCAGAATCTGTGCGGCCAGCAGTGCGGCGTTCGCGGCACCGGCTTTACCGATTGCCAGCGTACCTACCGGGATACCACGCGGCATTTGCACGATGGAGTAAAGGCTATCGACCCCACTCAGCGCGGCGCTTTGTACCGGGACACCCAGCACCGGCACCAGGGTTTTGGCTGCCAGCATGCCCGGCAGATGTGCGGCACCGCCAGCACCGGCGATAATCACCTGAAAACCATTCTGGGCGGCGTTTTCGGCAAAGCTGAACAGTTTGTCCGGCGTACGGTGAGCAGAGACCACTTCAACGTGGAAGGGGACATCCAGGCTGTTAAGAATTTCCTCGGCGAACTGCATGGTAGCCCAGTCACTTTTGGAACCCATGACGATGGCGATACGAGCCGGGGCGGCGTTGGATGACATGCGGTCAACTCCTGTGAATATACAAACGAACCTGGCCGGGCGGGCAGGTGAAGAAGGGCACAGAGAATAGCATGAGATGGCAGCAAGGAAAACGGTTGCGTGGCCGGAAAACGGGCAAGATTGCCCGTTTGTCAGAACGGAAATTCGATAAGGCTGACGCCACTGGCATCGACCTGAACCATCGATCCCTGCTGATGCCAGGCACCGAGCACCACGCGTTGCGCGTTTTCCGCCTGTAAAACAAACTCATGGATAGCCGGGCGATGGGTATGGCCGTGAATCAATAGCCGCACCTGCTGGCGTGTCATGGCCTCGATAACTGCCTGTTGATTGACATCCATGATGCTCAGCGACTTATGCTGATTGGCCTGTTTGCTGTTGGCGCGCATTCTGGCGGCAATTCGCATCCGCAGACGCAGCGGTAAGGCGAGAAACAACTTTTGCAGCCAGCGCTGATGCACTTTGGCGCGAAAACGCTGGTAACCTTCATCATCGGTGCAGAGGGTGTCGCCGTGCATAATCAGCAGGCGCTGACCATACAAAGTTAACACCTGTTCTTCCGGTAGCAACGTCATGCCGCAGGCAGCAGCAAAGCGCTGGCCGAGCAGGAAATCGCGATTGCCGTGAATAAAATACTTCGGCACCGGCAACGCCTTGAGTGCAGCGGCGATTTGCTGATGCAGCGGATTAGGATCGTCATCGCCGATCCAGGCTTCAAACAGGTCACCGAGGATGTAAAGTGCATCGCACTGATGCGCTTCACGCTGCAAAAAATGCAGAAAACCGGCAGTAATTGCCGGTTCGTCCTGACACAGATGAAGATCTGCGATAAACAGCGTGCGCGACATTACTCGCTAACGGTCACTTTCTGGATGATCACGTCATCTTTCGGCACATCCTGGTGCATGCCGCTGCGGCCGGTAGCGACCGCTTTGATTTTTTCGACTACGTCCATACCTTCAACCACTTCAGCAAACACGCAGTAACCCCAGCCCTGCAGGCTTTCGTCACGGAAGTTCAGGAAGTCGTTGTCGGCTACGTTGATGAAGAACTGCGCAGTGGCAGAGTGCGGGGCCTGAGTACGAGCCATCGCCAGGGTGCCACGGGTGTTTTTCAGACCGTTGTTGGCTTCGTTACGGATTTCTTCTTTGGTGGCTTTCTGTTTCATGCCAGGCTCAAAACCGCCGCCCTGGATCATAAAGCCATTGATGACACGGTGGAAAATGGTGTTGTCGTAGAAACCATCACGGCAGTAATCCAGGAAGTTCTTTACGGTTGCCGGCGCTTTATCATCGAAAGTTTTAATTACGATATCGCCATGGTTCGTCTGGAAAGTGACCATCATTCTCGTCCTGTAAAGGTTGTCGTCGGTGCCAATAGCCGCGCATGCAAAGCAGCGGGCCTTTTTGTAGACGCTCCTTATATCACAAATTGTGATGACGCGTCAGCAAGGTGGCGGCTGTTGCTATGCTGGCGTCGCGCTGGCGTAAAAAATACGGCACAATACGCAGCTAGCCTGAACAGGCCTTCTTCGCACACGTTTATACGGAACCTTTCAATGTTAAAGATTTATAACACCCTGAGTCGACAGAAAGAGGAATTCAAACCCATCCATGCTGGCGAAATCGGCATGTACGTGTGCGGCATCACGGTGTACGACCTCTGTCATATCGGCCACGGGCGTACCTTCGTTGCGTTTGATGTGGTGGCGCGCTACCTGCGCTATGTCGGTTATACGCTGAAGTATGTGCGTAACATCACCGATATTGACGACAAAATTATCAAACGTGCCAACGAAAACGGCGAAAGTATCGAAACTCTGACCAATCGTATGATCGGTGAAATGCATAAAGATTTCGCCGCGCTGGGTATCCTGCCGCCAAATCTGGAGCCGCGCGCCACGCGTCATATCGACGAGATTATCGAGCTGGTTGGCCTGCTGATTGAGCGTGGTCACGCCTATGTGGCTGACAACGGCGACGTGATGTTTGATGTCCTCAGCGACAAAGATTACGGTGCGCTGTCACGCCAGGATCTGGAGCAATTGCAGGCCGGTGCGCGCGTGGAAGTGGCTGAAGTGAAACGCAATCCGATGGATTTTGTGCTGTGGAAGATGTCCAAAGCGGACGAACCGGCATGGAGTTCACCGTGGGGCAATGGTCGCCCGGGCTGGCATATTGAATGTTCGGCGATGAACTGCAAACAACTCGGCACCCATTTCGATATTCACGGCGGCGGTTCCGATCTGATGTTCCCGCATCATGAAAATGAAGTGGCACAGTCCACCTGTGCGCATGACGGCCCGTACGTTAATTACTGGATGCACTCCGGTATGGTGATGGTTGACCGCGAGAAGATGTCAAAATCCCTCGGCAACTTCTTTACCGTGCGCGATGTGCTGCAACATTACGATGCGGAAACCGTGCGTTATTTCCTGATGTCGGGCCACTATCGCAGCCAACTTAACTATGGCGAAGATAACCTCAATCAGGCGCGTGCGGCGCTGGAACGCCTTTACACCGCGCTGCGTCATACCGATGCTGCTGCGGTGGCGGCGGGTGGTGAAGAGTTCGAAACGCGTTTCCGTACCGCAATGGATGATGACTTCAACACGCCGGAAGCTTACTCGGTGCTGTTTGATATGGCGCGTGAAGTGAACCGTCTGAAAACAGAAGAAAAAGCGGCTGCCGATGCGCTGGCGGCGAAACTGCGTCAGCTGGCGGATGTGCTGGGCATCCTGCAACAGGATCCGGAGCAGTTCCTGCAAAGCGGTGCGCAGGCGAACGATGATGAAGTGGCGGAGATTGAAGCGCTGATTCAGATGCGTAACGATGCGCGTAAAGCGAAGGACTGGGCGCAGGCCGATGTGGCGCGCGATAAGCTGAATGCGTTGGGGATCGTGCTGGAAGATGGTCCGCAGGGCACGACATGGCGTCGTAAATAAGAACAAGGGCGAACTTCGGTTCGCCCTTGTTGTTTATGCCACAACGGTAATGCGTTGACCGGCAAATTCCACCGTCTGACCGGCGAAAATCTTACAGCGTTTACGGGTTTCCACTGCGCCATCAACGAGCACTTCACCTTCGCCGATGACCGCTTTAGCCTGAGCGCCACTCTCTACCCAGCCTTCGAGTTTCAGCAGATCGCACAGATCAACATGCGGGTGTTTACCCAGAGAAAAACTTGCCATTATACGTTCTCCTCATCGTGATATTCTTCGCACGCCTGCAGCGTGTTTTGGATCAGGGTGGCGACCGTCATCGGGCCAACACCGCCCGGCACCGGCGTGATATAAGAAGCGCGTTCGGCAGCGGCAGCATAATCCACATCACCCACAACTTTACCGCTTTCCAGACGGTTGATACCCACATCGATCACAATCGCGCCAGGTTTAATCCAGTCACCTGGGATAAAGTTTGGTTTACCCACCGCGACGATTAACAGGTCAGCATGTTCAATATGGTGACGCAGATCTTTAGTGAAGCGATGGGTGACGGTGGTGGTGCAACCCGCCAGCAGCAGCTCCATGCTCATCGGACGCCCAACAATATTCGATGCGCCAACCACCACGGCATTCAGGCCGTAGGTATCGATGTTATAGCGCTCCAGCAACGTCACGATACCGCGCGGGGTGCAGGGGCGCAGTTTCGGTGCGCGCTGACACAGGCGACCGACGTTGTACGGATGGAAGCCATCGACGTCTTTATCCGGCACGATGCGTTCCAGCACTTTGACGTTATCGATGCCTGCCGGCAGCGGCAACTGCACCAGAATGCCATCGATCTCGTGATCGTTGTTCAGGGCATCGATTAAATCCAGCAGCTCGGCTTCGCTGGTAGTGGCAGGCAAATCGTATGAACGGGATATGAAGCCCACTTCTTCACAGGCGCGACGTTTGCTGGCGACATAGATCTGTGAAGCAGGGTTTTCACCCACCAGAACGACTGCCAGTCCCGGGGCGCGTTTTCCGGCTGCCAGACGCTGCTGTACTTTTTCCGCAACCTCAAGGCGCACCTGCTGCGCAATCGTTTTACCGTCAATAATTTTTGCTGCCATCAGAGAGGAAATCCACTGTGTTATGTTGAATCGGGGAAAGGCGCCTATTCTGTCAGAAGCGCGCCGCGCTGTCAGGCACAGATTGATCCTGAGGTCTGCTTTTGTCACTTCAGATCGTCAGCGTTAACCCGTATCATGCCTGGCGATTAATTTAGTGGAATGCATATGATCTGGCTAATTCTTGCGACTTTAGTGGTGGTATTTGTAGTGGGTTTCCGCCTGCTGACTGCCGGTTCACGCCATGCGGCGCAGGCGCTGAGCAAGCGACTGCAACTGCCCCCGGTGCATGTGGAATCGATGTTGTCGCTGATGGGCAAAGAGGCGGCGAAGGAGTTTACCGACTACATCACCGGCGACAATGAAAGCCATTTACAAAATGCCGCGGCGGTGCTGCTGATCTGGCAGGTGTTTATCGTCGATAGCGGGGAGGCGAATATGCAGCGCTGGCACCAGATTCTGACGCGCGCGCATTTTTCTCCGGTTATCACGCAACAACAACTGTTGCTGGCGATGGGTTTTCTGCGCGAACTGGAACCCGACAGGCAGGAGATGAACGCGCTGCGCGAACGATTTAATGGCGGTTTTGCCCAGGGAATCGAGCTGGAAGGCGAGGCGAAAGAAGAGACGAATCTGATCTCAATGAGCGAATATCGCAATCGCCACTGAGCGGCGATTGGCTGGCGGGCGCAAGCGCACTCATACCGCAAAAAAATGCCCCCGTCTGTTACCAGCCGGGGGCATTTTTATTGCTGACACCGATGATTATTTGCGGTTTTTACGCATGAAATCATCCATGAAGTTGGTCAGTTTTTCAGCCGCAGGCAGGGACAGTGCATTATAGATAGAGGCACGGATACCGCCGATGGCGCGATGGCCTGCCAGGCCTGAGAAGCCTGCTTCATGGCTTTCAGCCAGGAATTTTTTCACCAGCATTTCATCAGGAAGTTTAAACGCCACGTTCATTTGTGAGCGGTCTTCGACGCTGCTCCAGCCATTGTAGAAACCATCACTGTTATCCAGCATGGCGTACAGCAACTCAGCTTTATGGCGGTTGGTTCGCGCCATATTTTCCAGACCACCAACATCATTAAGTAACCAGCGGGTAACCAGCAGTACAACGTAAATGGCAAACACCGGCGGCGTGTTGAGATTGGAATGGGATTCCACCTGACGGCGGTAGTTCAGGAAAGAGGGCAACTCCTCAGAAGAGGCTTTTACCACGGTGTCATGTACCAGCACGATGGTGACGCCTGCCGGGCCGATGTTTTTCTGGGCATGAGCGTAAATCACCGAGAATTTATTGGCATCGCAAGGTTTTGACAGGAAATCAGAAGACATATCGCACACACGCGGAACATCATCGCGGCCCAGGATGCGCTGGAATTGCAGCCCTTCAACCGTTTCGTTCGAGACGTAATGCAGATAAGGCGCGTCCGGTGAAAAATCGAGTTCATCATCAGCAGGCAGGCGGTTAAATCCGCAAGATTCACCGCTCCAGAGCACTTTAACCGGGCCTTCGCGGCGAGCTTCAGTGACAACTTTACTGCTCCAGTAACCGGTATCAAGATATTCAGCGGCGTGTTTCTGACCGCGAAGCAGTGTCATCGGTACCATAGAGAACTGCTGCGTGGCACCGCCTTGCAGGAACAGAATGTGGAAATCTTTCGACAGCCCCAGCAGGGTGCGAATGTTGTTTTCTGTTTCTTCAACAACGGCAGCAAACCAATCAGAACGATGGCTGATACCGAGGATGGACAGGCCAACTTCTGGCACTTCTTTAATTGCAGCTTCAACCTGTGCGAGAACCGTTTCCGGTAATGCCCCAGGGCCACCGGAGAAATTCAGGGCGTTACGTGAAATCATGTTTATTTTTGTCCTTTTAACGCATCATCAGATGTGTCGGTGTGCGCAAAGGCACGGGATAACAGCAAATTGCGGCATGCTGTTTTAACTTTGTTCATGTGGATTTGTTTATGCGGGAACATCTCTTCCAGATCCATTGCATGGACGACCATTGCCGGGTCAATTTCAAACACCAGCAGGGTGCCTTCCGGTGTTTCACTGCAATCAATTCCCAGATAAT
This genomic stretch from Pantoea cypripedii harbors:
- a CDS encoding UDP-2,3-diacylglucosamine diphosphatase — its product is MSRTLFIADLHLCQDEPAITAGFLHFLQREAHQCDALYILGDLFEAWIGDDDPNPLHQQIAAALKALPVPKYFIHGNRDFLLGQRFAAACGMTLLPEEQVLTLYGQRLLIMHGDTLCTDDEGYQRFRAKVHQRWLQKLFLALPLRLRMRIAARMRANSKQANQHKSLSIMDVNQQAVIEAMTRQQVRLLIHGHTHRPAIHEFVLQAENAQRVVLGAWHQQGSMVQVDASGVSLIEFPF
- the ppiB gene encoding peptidylprolyl isomerase B, with amino-acid sequence MVTFQTNHGDIVIKTFDDKAPATVKNFLDYCRDGFYDNTIFHRVINGFMIQGGGFEPGMKQKATKEEIRNEANNGLKNTRGTLAMARTQAPHSATAQFFINVADNDFLNFRDESLQGWGYCVFAEVVEGMDVVEKIKAVATGRSGMHQDVPKDDVIIQKVTVSE
- the purE gene encoding 5-(carboxyamino)imidazole ribonucleotide mutase, with translation MSSNAAPARIAIVMGSKSDWATMQFAEEILNSLDVPFHVEVVSAHRTPDKLFSFAENAAQNGFQVIIAGAGGAAHLPGMLAAKTLVPVLGVPVQSAALSGVDSLYSIVQMPRGIPVGTLAIGKAGAANAALLAAQILAIHDSTLATRLATWRQTQTDEVLNNPDPRGDA
- the ybbP gene encoding putative ABC transporter permease subunit YbbP yields the protein MIWRWFWREWRSPSLLIVWLALTLAVACVLALGSISDRMEKGLSQQSRDFMAGDRTLRSSSPAPDAWLAKAREEGLSVSRQLSFMTMTFAQQTPQLADVKAVDDAYPMFGTLQTDPPGLRPVAGTVLVAPRLLALLNLKTGDQIDVGDTTLRIAGEVIQEPDAGFNPFQTAPRLLMNLADVEKTGAIQPGSRLSWRYKFSGDPAPLARYDSWIQPQLKADQRWISVENSEDALGRSMQRAQQFLLLSALLTLLLAIAAVAVAMSHYCRSRYDLVAVLKTLGATRRVLQRLIIGQWLAVLLLAALAGSVLGQGIEVILLVMLKPVLPGALPAASFWPWLWALGAMFVISLLVGLRPYRLLMATLPLRVLRRDAVANVWPLRVYLPVMALVVIGLLALLMGGSKMLWALLVGVVMLAILLAVLGWGALLLLRRLVVRNLAMRLAINRLLRQPAMTLSQLAAFSLSFMLLALLLVMRGDLLDRWQQQLPPDSPNYFLLNMTQEQVPQVRDFLNSHHIKAETFYPIIRARLTQLNGKDADPNMDNALNRELNLTWQADRPDHNPLVAGTWPPRAGEVSVETELADRLGVKLGDTLTFSGDTQQFSAKITSLRKVDWESMRPNFFFIFPPGALDDQPQTWLTSFRMDSNPTLLAQLNRSFPTLSLLDIGSILRQIGQVLAQVSQALEIMVVLVTICGVLLLLAQIQVGMRQRRQELVVYRTLGASKRLLRGTLWCEFALLGVVSGVAAALGAEAALWGLQRKIFDFPWEPDWSLWLALPICGAVLLSLCGGWLGVRLLKGKALFRRFEAA
- a CDS encoding DUF1198 family protein, with protein sequence MIWLILATLVVVFVVGFRLLTAGSRHAAQALSKRLQLPPVHVESMLSLMGKEAAKEFTDYITGDNESHLQNAAAVLLIWQVFIVDSGEANMQRWHQILTRAHFSPVITQQQLLLAMGFLRELEPDRQEMNALRERFNGGFAQGIELEGEAKEETNLISMSEYRNRH
- the purK gene encoding 5-(carboxyamino)imidazole ribonucleotide synthase, producing MKPVCVLGNGQLGRMLRQAGEPLGIAVYPVGLDAEPSALPIAQSVITAEIERWPETALTRELASHPAFVNRDIFPRLADRLTQKQLLDQLNLATAPWQLLADKGEWPQVFSSLGELAIVKRRTGGYDGRGQWRLRANETDSLPDECYGECIVEQGINFSGEVSLVGARGQDGSTVFYPLTHNLHQDGILRTSVAFPQADAAQQQQAEAMLSAIMHELNYVGVMAMECFVTPQGLLINELAPRVHNSGHWTQNGASISQFELHLRAVLGLPLPQPVVFAPSVMVNLIGTDVNLAWLHQPLVHLHWYEKEVRPGRKVGHLNLTDSDQTRLAAALNALVPMLPPEYASGIAWAVEKL
- the cysS gene encoding cysteine--tRNA ligase, which codes for MLKIYNTLSRQKEEFKPIHAGEIGMYVCGITVYDLCHIGHGRTFVAFDVVARYLRYVGYTLKYVRNITDIDDKIIKRANENGESIETLTNRMIGEMHKDFAALGILPPNLEPRATRHIDEIIELVGLLIERGHAYVADNGDVMFDVLSDKDYGALSRQDLEQLQAGARVEVAEVKRNPMDFVLWKMSKADEPAWSSPWGNGRPGWHIECSAMNCKQLGTHFDIHGGGSDLMFPHHENEVAQSTCAHDGPYVNYWMHSGMVMVDREKMSKSLGNFFTVRDVLQHYDAETVRYFLMSGHYRSQLNYGEDNLNQARAALERLYTALRHTDAAAVAAGGEEFETRFRTAMDDDFNTPEAYSVLFDMAREVNRLKTEEKAAADALAAKLRQLADVLGILQQDPEQFLQSGAQANDDEVAEIEALIQMRNDARKAKDWAQADVARDKLNALGIVLEDGPQGTTWRRK
- the ybcJ gene encoding ribosome-associated protein YbcJ — encoded protein: MASFSLGKHPHVDLCDLLKLEGWVESGAQAKAVIGEGEVLVDGAVETRKRCKIFAGQTVEFAGQRITVVA
- the folD gene encoding bifunctional methylenetetrahydrofolate dehydrogenase/methenyltetrahydrofolate cyclohydrolase FolD: MAAKIIDGKTIAQQVRLEVAEKVQQRLAAGKRAPGLAVVLVGENPASQIYVASKRRACEEVGFISRSYDLPATTSEAELLDLIDALNNDHEIDGILVQLPLPAGIDNVKVLERIVPDKDVDGFHPYNVGRLCQRAPKLRPCTPRGIVTLLERYNIDTYGLNAVVVGASNIVGRPMSMELLLAGCTTTVTHRFTKDLRHHIEHADLLIVAVGKPNFIPGDWIKPGAIVIDVGINRLESGKVVGDVDYAAAAERASYITPVPGGVGPMTVATLIQNTLQACEEYHDEENV
- a CDS encoding phosphoserine transaminase is translated as MISRNALNFSGGPGALPETVLAQVEAAIKEVPEVGLSILGISHRSDWFAAVVEETENNIRTLLGLSKDFHILFLQGGATQQFSMVPMTLLRGQKHAAEYLDTGYWSSKVVTEARREGPVKVLWSGESCGFNRLPADDELDFSPDAPYLHYVSNETVEGLQFQRILGRDDVPRVCDMSSDFLSKPCDANKFSVIYAHAQKNIGPAGVTIVLVHDTVVKASSEELPSFLNYRRQVESHSNLNTPPVFAIYVVLLVTRWLLNDVGGLENMARTNRHKAELLYAMLDNSDGFYNGWSSVEDRSQMNVAFKLPDEMLVKKFLAESHEAGFSGLAGHRAIGGIRASIYNALSLPAAEKLTNFMDDFMRKNRK